One Aegilops tauschii subsp. strangulata cultivar AL8/78 chromosome 7, Aet v6.0, whole genome shotgun sequence genomic window carries:
- the LOC141026938 gene encoding uncharacterized protein, which translates to MRLGLGTFDTAQDGARAYDAAAWRLRRSRWDVNFTEVATPERAQELASFPRLITDEDRRKNRRRERRLSLAEMDEEAMALWRQRFPQDIINEEQFFAERRAERKEKRKERATYREDKLTRKAVAKYNMALGDESYPGTPATIGSLTPMFKRLRRTSPRQSPSRRMTSSSSM; encoded by the coding sequence atgcgcctcggcctcggaaCCTTTGACACCGCCCAGGACGgtgcccgcgcgtacgacgctgcggcgtggcgcctccggcgGTCCCGTTGGGACGTGAACTTCACCGAAGTGGCGACGCCAGAGCGGGCACAGGAGTTGGCTTCTTTcccgcggcttatcaccgacgaggatcggcGCAAAAACCGGAGGCGGGAGCGCCGTCTCAGCCtggccgagatggacgaggaagccatggcgctgtggaggCAACGCTTCCcgcaagatatcatcaatgaggAGCAGTTCTTCGCcgagaggagggcggagaggAAGGAGAAGAGGAAGGAGCGAGCcacctatcgcgaggacaagctaACGCGGAAGGCGGTCGCTAAATACAACATGGCGCTAGGAGATGAAAGCTATCCTGGGACTCCCGCGACGATCGGTTCCTTGACGCCTATGTTCAAACGTctgaggaggacatcaccgagacAGAGTCCGAGTCGGAGAATGACGAGTAGTAGTTCTATGTGA